The following proteins come from a genomic window of Motilibacter peucedani:
- the lpdA gene encoding dihydrolipoyl dehydrogenase, with translation MADNAYDVVILGGGSGGYAAAFRAAELGLSVVLVEKDKVGGTCLHRGCIPTKALLHAAEVADAAREGEQFGVRTTLEGIDMPGVNKYKDGVVSRLYKGLQGLVKQRKITYVEGYGRLVDSRTVEVDGQRYTGRNVVLATGSVPKSLPGLTIDGNRIVSSDHALQMEQVPRSAIILGGGVIGVEFASVWKSFGADVTIVEALPHLLPLEDESSSKLIERAYRRRGIKYELGNRFSKADYTEEGVRVTLENGTTLEADLLLVAVGRGPVSAGLGYEEAGVRVDRGYVVVDDHCRTSVEGVYAVGDLIPTLQLAHVGFGEGILVAEQIAGLPVAPIDYDGVPRVTYSEPEVASVGITEARAREKFGTENVKVLTYDLAGNGKSSILKTQGAVKLVQQADGPVVGVHMVGARVGELIAEAQLITNWEALPVEVAQLIHPHPTQSEALGEAHLALAGKPLHVHG, from the coding sequence GTGGCGGACAACGCCTACGACGTCGTCATCCTCGGCGGCGGCAGCGGTGGCTACGCAGCCGCCTTCCGCGCAGCAGAGCTCGGCCTGTCCGTCGTCCTCGTCGAGAAGGACAAGGTCGGCGGCACCTGCCTCCACCGCGGCTGCATCCCGACCAAGGCGCTGCTGCACGCGGCGGAGGTCGCCGACGCGGCCCGCGAGGGCGAGCAGTTCGGCGTGCGCACGACGCTCGAGGGCATCGACATGCCCGGCGTCAACAAGTACAAGGACGGCGTGGTCTCGCGCCTCTACAAGGGCCTCCAGGGGCTCGTGAAGCAGCGCAAGATCACCTACGTCGAGGGCTACGGCCGGCTCGTCGACTCCCGCACGGTCGAGGTCGACGGCCAGCGCTACACCGGCCGCAACGTCGTCCTCGCGACCGGCTCGGTGCCCAAGTCCCTGCCGGGGCTGACCATCGACGGCAACCGCATCGTCTCGAGCGACCACGCCCTCCAGATGGAGCAGGTCCCGCGCTCGGCGATCATCCTGGGCGGCGGCGTGATCGGCGTCGAGTTCGCCAGCGTCTGGAAGTCGTTCGGCGCCGACGTGACGATCGTCGAGGCGCTGCCGCACCTGCTCCCGCTCGAGGACGAGTCGAGCTCCAAGCTCATCGAGCGCGCCTACCGCCGCCGCGGCATCAAGTACGAGCTCGGCAACCGCTTCTCCAAGGCCGACTACACCGAGGAGGGCGTGCGCGTCACCCTCGAGAACGGCACCACCCTCGAGGCCGACCTGCTGCTCGTCGCGGTCGGCCGCGGGCCGGTCTCGGCCGGCCTGGGCTACGAGGAGGCCGGTGTCAGGGTCGACCGCGGCTACGTCGTCGTCGACGACCACTGCCGCACCAGCGTCGAGGGCGTCTACGCGGTGGGCGACCTGATCCCGACCCTGCAGCTCGCGCACGTCGGCTTCGGCGAGGGCATCCTCGTCGCCGAGCAGATCGCCGGGCTGCCGGTCGCGCCGATCGACTACGACGGCGTGCCGCGCGTGACCTACTCCGAGCCCGAGGTCGCCTCGGTCGGCATCACCGAGGCCAGGGCGCGCGAGAAGTTCGGCACCGAGAACGTCAAGGTGCTGACCTACGACCTCGCCGGCAACGGCAAGAGCTCGATCCTCAAGACGCAGGGCGCGGTCAAGCTCGTGCAGCAGGCCGACGGCCCCGTGGTCGGCGTGCACATGGTCGGCGCCCGCGTCGGCGAGCTGATCGCCGAGGCGCAGCTGATCACCAACTGGGAGGCGCTGCCGGTCGAGGTCGCGCAGCTCATCCACCCGCACCCGACGCAGTCCGAGGCGCTCGGCGAGGCCCACCTGGCCCTCGCGGGCAAGCCGCTCCACGTCCACGGCTAG
- a CDS encoding TIGR01777 family oxidoreductase — protein MGQTQVVAVTGSSGLIGSALVASLEADGHRVVRLVRREPAARGEVRWDPAVGTLDPAGLEGVDGVVHLAGAGVGERRWSAAQRTRILESRTRSTDLLARTCATLDRPPAVFVSGSAVGLYGDTGDRVVDETAPRGSGFLADVVTAWERSAAPAQEAGIRTAFARTGVVTTTTGGALGRLLPLVRLGLGGPLGSGRQWWPLISLGDEVRALRLLLDDERATGAYNLVTTTAQMGTFVRALGAAWSRPAVLPVPAPVLRLVLGEMSRVVLDSQRVVSTRLPELGFVAEDAGVEGIVAALRRERAAGRA, from the coding sequence ATGGGGCAGACACAGGTGGTCGCGGTCACCGGCTCGTCGGGACTGATCGGCTCGGCGCTGGTGGCGAGCCTCGAAGCCGACGGGCACCGGGTGGTCCGGCTCGTCCGCCGCGAGCCCGCCGCGCGGGGAGAGGTCCGCTGGGACCCCGCGGTCGGCACCCTCGACCCGGCCGGCCTCGAGGGCGTCGACGGAGTCGTGCACCTGGCGGGCGCCGGGGTGGGCGAGCGGCGCTGGAGCGCCGCGCAGCGCACCCGCATCCTCGAGAGCCGCACCCGCAGTACCGACCTGCTGGCGCGCACCTGCGCCACCCTCGACCGCCCGCCCGCGGTGTTCGTGTCCGGCTCCGCCGTGGGGCTCTACGGCGACACCGGCGACCGAGTGGTCGACGAGACGGCGCCCCGGGGCTCCGGCTTCCTCGCCGACGTCGTCACCGCGTGGGAGCGCTCGGCCGCGCCTGCGCAGGAGGCGGGTATCCGTACGGCGTTCGCGCGCACCGGCGTCGTCACGACGACCACCGGTGGCGCGCTCGGGCGCCTGCTCCCGCTCGTACGCCTGGGGCTCGGCGGCCCGCTCGGCTCCGGCCGCCAGTGGTGGCCGTTGATCTCGCTGGGTGACGAGGTGCGGGCCCTGCGGCTGCTGCTCGACGACGAGCGGGCCACCGGTGCCTACAACCTGGTGACGACCACGGCGCAGATGGGCACGTTCGTGCGTGCGCTGGGCGCCGCGTGGTCGCGTCCGGCAGTCCTGCCGGTGCCTGCCCCCGTGCTGCGGCTGGTGCTCGGCGAGATGTCGCGCGTCGTCCTGGACAGCCAGCGCGTCGTGAGCACCCGGCTGCCCGAGCTGGGGTTCGTCGCCGAGGACGCGGGTGTCGAGGGCATCGTCGCAGCGCTGCGGCGGGAGCGCGCGGCCGGCCGCGCCTGA
- the sucB gene encoding 2-oxoglutarate dehydrogenase, E2 component, dihydrolipoamide succinyltransferase: MPFSVTMPALGESVSEGTVTRWLKQEGDTVQADEPLLEVSTDKVDTEVPSPASGVLSRIVVAADETVDVGAELAVIATEGESADAPAAAPEAAQAPAAAEPAAAEPAVGQAQSDTAEAAYPAAPAGVQSPSEQPVQSSGAADESSSSAPAGGGSNAAGGTEVAMPALGESVTEGTVTRWLKNVGDTVAADEPLLEVSTDKVDTEVPSPAAGTLLEIRVQADETVEVGATLAVIGDAAAAAAPAPAAPAAAPTPEPTPAPAPTPTPAPAAPAPAPAPAAAPAPAPAPAPAPVAAPAPAPAPAAAPAPAAAAPASTSGGSDAYVTPLVRKLAAEHGIDLSTLTGTGVGGRIRKQDVTDAAAARDAATSAPAAPAAQVEQAGPAAPTAVAAAAAPGSAPAPSPLRGTRVKMTRLRKVIATRMVESLQTSAQLTTVVEVDVTRVAQLRARAKREFESREGVKLSFLPFFAKATVDALKSYPVVNASIEGDEIVYHGAEHLGIAVDTERGLLVPVIRDAGDLNIAGLSRKIADLAQRTRDNKVTPDELGGGTFTLTNTGSRGALFDTPILNQPQVGILGTGAVVKRPVVVSSPELGETIAIRSMVYLAMSYDHRIVDGADAARFLSAVKQRLEEASFEGDLGL, from the coding sequence TTGCCGTTCTCGGTGACCATGCCGGCCCTCGGGGAGAGTGTCTCCGAGGGCACCGTCACCCGCTGGCTCAAGCAGGAGGGCGACACCGTCCAGGCCGACGAGCCCCTGCTCGAGGTCTCGACCGACAAGGTCGACACCGAAGTGCCCTCCCCCGCCTCCGGCGTCCTGTCGCGCATCGTCGTCGCCGCCGACGAGACGGTCGACGTCGGTGCCGAGCTCGCCGTCATCGCGACCGAGGGCGAGTCCGCCGACGCGCCCGCCGCGGCCCCTGAGGCAGCGCAGGCGCCCGCCGCCGCAGAGCCCGCCGCCGCAGAGCCCGCCGTCGGCCAGGCGCAGTCCGACACCGCCGAGGCGGCGTACCCGGCGGCCCCCGCCGGCGTGCAGTCGCCCTCCGAGCAGCCCGTGCAGTCCAGCGGTGCGGCCGACGAGAGCTCCTCCAGCGCCCCTGCGGGCGGTGGCAGCAACGCCGCCGGTGGCACCGAGGTGGCCATGCCGGCGCTCGGCGAGAGCGTCACCGAGGGCACCGTCACCCGCTGGCTGAAGAACGTGGGCGACACCGTGGCGGCCGACGAGCCGCTCCTCGAGGTCTCCACCGACAAGGTCGACACCGAGGTCCCCTCGCCGGCGGCCGGGACGCTGCTCGAGATCCGCGTGCAGGCCGACGAGACCGTCGAGGTCGGCGCGACCCTGGCCGTGATCGGCGACGCCGCCGCGGCAGCCGCACCGGCACCCGCCGCGCCCGCCGCTGCGCCGACCCCCGAGCCGACCCCGGCGCCCGCGCCCACGCCGACACCCGCGCCAGCCGCCCCTGCGCCTGCGCCGGCTCCGGCCGCTGCGCCTGCGCCTGCGCCTGCGCCTGCGCCGGCTCCGGTCGCTGCGCCTGCGCCTGCGCCGGCTCCGGCCGCTGCACCCGCTCCGGCGGCCGCAGCACCGGCGTCGACCTCCGGCGGCAGCGACGCCTACGTCACCCCGCTGGTCCGCAAGCTCGCGGCCGAGCACGGCATCGACCTCTCGACGCTGACCGGCACCGGGGTGGGCGGCCGCATCCGCAAGCAGGACGTCACCGACGCCGCTGCGGCCCGCGACGCTGCGACGTCCGCTCCGGCGGCGCCCGCGGCACAGGTCGAGCAGGCCGGTCCGGCCGCTCCGACGGCGGTCGCCGCCGCCGCTGCGCCCGGCTCCGCTCCGGCGCCGTCGCCCCTGCGTGGCACACGGGTCAAGATGACCCGCCTCCGCAAGGTGATCGCCACGCGCATGGTCGAGTCGCTGCAGACCTCTGCGCAGCTGACGACGGTGGTCGAGGTCGACGTGACCCGCGTCGCCCAGCTCCGGGCCCGCGCGAAGCGCGAGTTCGAGTCGCGCGAGGGCGTGAAGCTCTCGTTCCTGCCGTTCTTCGCCAAGGCGACGGTCGACGCTCTGAAGAGCTACCCGGTCGTCAACGCGAGCATCGAGGGCGACGAGATCGTCTACCACGGCGCCGAGCACCTCGGCATCGCGGTGGACACCGAGCGCGGCCTGCTGGTGCCCGTGATCCGTGACGCCGGTGACCTCAACATCGCCGGTCTGTCGCGCAAGATCGCCGACCTCGCGCAGCGCACGCGCGACAACAAGGTCACCCCCGACGAGCTCGGCGGCGGCACGTTCACGCTGACCAACACCGGCAGCCGGGGCGCGCTGTTCGACACCCCGATCCTCAACCAGCCGCAGGTCGGCATCCTGGGCACCGGGGCGGTCGTCAAGCGTCCGGTCGTCGTCAGCTCGCCCGAGCTCGGCGAGACCATCGCGATCCGCTCGATGGTCTACCTGGCCATGTCCTACGACCACCGGATCGTCGACGGCGCCGACGCGGCCCGCTTCCTCAGCGCGGTCAAGCAGCGCCTGGAAGAGGCGTCCTTCGAGGGCGACCTGGGGCTCTGA